A single genomic interval of Camelina sativa cultivar DH55 chromosome 11, Cs, whole genome shotgun sequence harbors:
- the LOC104727400 gene encoding uncharacterized protein LOC104727400, translating into MAANETCRVYCVGTIDTKLDELRFLAGSVRSNIGAFSNNSSSSSKVEVVIVDVSAGTDDHKQIQNVTDFAFVTREQVLSCYSGSNHEKKPLKLPDDRGEAVGIMSKCLESFLRQAVEDNSLAGAIGLGGSGGTSLISSAFRSLPIGIPKVIVSTVASGQTEPYVGTSDLVLFPSVVDVCGINSVSRLVFSNAGASFAGMVLGRLEMFRSSSSENGKCTVGITMFGVTTSCVNAVQDRLTREGYETLVFHATGVGGRAMESLVKEGFIQGVMDITTTEVADHVVGGVMACDSSRFDITIEKGIPLVLSVGALDMVNFGGKDTIPSHFQTRKIHVHNEQVSLIRTTAEENKIFARFIADKLNKSTSNVRVCLPEKGVSALDAPGKPFCDPEATGALINELQRLIQTKEERQVNVYPHHVNDPEFADALVASFLEICPKTYSQIKPSETASTKTSTGEHDDGHISKTGLRPERIPYSPTDFPNAKPETLERTQTILGRLRDEIEKGIPIIGGGAGTGISAKFEEAGGIDLIVIYNSGRFRMAGRGSLAGLLPFADANAVVLEMANEVLPVVKSVPVLAGVCATDPFRRMDYFLKQLESIGFVGVQNFPTVGLFDGNFRQNLEETGMGYGLEVQMISEAHKMGLLTTPYAFNPKEGEEMAKAGADIIVAHMGLTISGNIGAKTAVSMEESVVRVQAIAVAARRFNPDIIVLCHGGPISGPEEAEFVLKRTQGCVHGFYGASSMERLPVEQAITSTVQKYKSIAMK; encoded by the exons ATGGCGGCAAACGAAACTTGTCGAGTGTATTGTGTAGGAACCATCGATACCAAGCTTGATGAGCTTCGATTCCTTGCTGGATCAGTGCGATCAAATATCGGCGCATTCTCAAacaactcatcatcatcttccaag gtCGAGGTTGTGATTGTGGATGTTTCGGCGGGTACTGATGATCATAAGCAGATCCAGAATGTTACCGACTTTGCATTTGTAACAAGAGAACAAGTTCTCTCATGCTATTCTGGATCGAACCACGAGAAAAAGCCTCTGAAACTTCCCGATGATAGAGGCGAGGCCGTTGGTATCATGAGCAAATGCCTTGAGAGTTTTCTTAGGCAAGCCGTTGAGGATAACTCTCTTGCTGGTGCTATAGGTCTTGGCGGAAGCGGAGGAACCTCGCTGATATCATCGGCTTTTAGGTCCCTCCCCATCGGGATTCCCAAGGTCATCGTATCCACTGTGGCCAGTGGTCAAACCGAGCCTTATGTTGGGACCtctgatttggttttatttccTTCTGTGGTGGATGTCTGTGGTATCAACAGTGTTAGCAGGTTAGTCTTTTCAAACGCTGGGGCTTCTTTTGCCGGTATGGTACTCGGGAGGCTTGAGATGTTTCGAAGCTCCTCAAGTGAGAACGGGAAATGCACTGTGGGCATTACCATGTTTGGTGTGACGACTTCATGTGTAAATGCAGTCCAGGATAGATTAACAAGAGAAGGTTATGAGACACTTGTCTTTCATGCCACCGGTGTTGGCGGCAGAGCCATGGAATCTTTGGTTAAAGAAGGGTTTatacag GGAGTAATGGATATTACAACAACCGAGGTTGCAGACCATGTAGTTGGAGGTGTGATGGCATGCGATAGTTCCCGTTTTGATATTACCATAGAAAAAGGTATACCGTTGGTTTTAAGTGTAGGAGCCTTAGATATGGTGAACTTTGGTGGTAAAGATACTATTCCTTCACATTTCCAAACAAGAAAGATTCATGTTCACAATGAACAG GTTTCTCTCATTCGAACAACAGCAGAAGAGAACAAAATCTTTGCAAGGTTTATTGCAGATAAACTGAACAAATCAACGTCAAATGTTAGGGTTTGTCTCCCAGAGAAAGGTGTCTCTGCATTGGATGCTCCAGGGAAACCTTTCTGTGATCCAGAAGCAACTGGTGCTCTCATAAATGAATTGCAGAGGCTCATTCAAACAAAGGAAGAGAGACAG GTCAATGTTTACCCACACCACGTCAATGACCCTGAGTTTGCAGATGCATTggttgcttcatttcttgagaTTTGTCCTAAAACCTACTCACAAATCAAACCCTCTGAAACGGCTTCGACTAAAACTAGTACTGGAGAGCATGATGATGGACACATATCTAAGACGGGGTTGAGGCCTGAAAGGATTCCATACAGTCCTACAGATTTCCCCAATGCAAAACCAG AAACCTTGGAACGAACTCAGACCATTTTGGGACGTTTAAGAGATGAAATAGAGAAGGGAATACCAATAATCGGGGGAGGTGCTGGTACAGGAATATCTGCAAAGTTTGAGGAAGCTGGTGGGATTGATTTGATAGTGATATATAACTCTGGACGTTTTCGGATGGCTGGAAGAGGATCCTTAGCAGGCTTGCTTCCATTTGCTGATGCCAATGCAGTCGTGCTTGAAATGGCGAATGAAGTTTTACCC GTAGTGAAGTCAGTGCCTGTTCTTGCTGGGGTGTGCGCAACAGATCCCTTTCGACGTATGGACTATTTTCTGAAGCAGTTGGAGTCCATTGGGTTCGTTGGTGTCCAGAACTTTCCAACTGTTGGTCTCTTTGATGGTAATTTTAGACAAAATCTTGAGGAAACTGGAATGGGATATGG CCTAGAAGTTCAAATGATCTCAGAAGCGCATAAGATGGGGCTATTGACCACCCCATATGCTTTCAACCccaaagaaggagaagaaatggCGAAAGCGGGAGCTGATATAATAGTAGCACACATGGGTCTAACGATATCTGGAAATATTGGGGCGAAAACCGCAGTGTCAATGGAAGAAAGTGTTGTTCGTGTACAAGCTATTGCAGTTGCTGCTCGTAGATTCAACCCAGACATCATCGTCCTCTGCCATGGAG GTCCAATATCAGGTCCAGAAGAAGCAGAGTTTGTGCTGAAGAGAACACAGGGTTGTGTCCATGGCTTCTATGGAGCATCAAGCATGGAAAGGCTACCTGTAGAACAAGCTATAACAAGCACTGTCCAGAAATACAAATCCATAGCAATGAAGTGA
- the LOC104727401 gene encoding thioredoxin domain-containing protein PLP3B-like has protein sequence MDPDAVKSTLSNLAFGNVLAAAARDYKKEVLANEKAQGSRPVNEEVDLDELMDDPELEKLHADRIAALKREVEKREAFKRQGHGEFREVSEGDFLGEVTRSDKVICHFYHKEFYRCKIMDKHLKTLAPRHVDTKFIKMDAENAPFFVTKLAIKTLPCVILFSKGIAMDRLVGFQDLGAKDDFSTTKLENLLVRKGMLSEKKKVEDDEDYEYQESIRRSVRSSANVNSDSD, from the exons ATGGATCCAGATGCGGTGAAGTCGACCCTATCGAATCTGGCATTCGGGAATGTATTGGCCGCAGCTGCTAGAGATTATAAAAAG GAAGTTCTTGCAAATGAAAAGGCGCAAGGATCAAGACCTGTCAACGAGGAGGTTGATCTTGACGAACTTATGGAT GATCCAGAGCTTGAAAAATTGCACGCTGATAGGATTGCAGCACTCAAG AGAGAAGTGGAAAAGAGAGAAGCATTCAAAAGGCAAGGGCACGGTGAATTCCGAGAAGTTAGCGAAGGTGACTTCTTGGGAGAAGTCACTCGGAGTGACAAAGTTATATGTCACTTCTACCACAAGGAATTCTACCGTTGCAA GATAATGGACAAGCATCTGAAGACCCTTGCACCTAGACATGTGGACACAAAGTTCATTAAGATGGACGCAGAG AACGCTCCCTTCTTCGTCACCAAGCTTGCGATCAAGACTTTGCCCTGTGTTATCCTTTTTAG CAAGGGTATCGCCATGGATAGGCTTGTCGGGTTTCAAGATCTAGGTGCCAAGGACGATTTCTCCACTACGAAGCTGGAGAACCTTCTGGTTAGAAaag gAATGCTTagcgaaaagaaaaaagtggaagatgatgaagactaCGAGTATCAAGAAAGCATACGTCGGTCCGTTAGGTCTTCCGCAAATGTCAACTCTGATTCTGATTGA
- the LOC104727402 gene encoding dehydrin Rab18-like produces the protein MASYQNRPGGQATDEYGNPIQQLDEYGNPIGSGAHGGLGATGGGGYGTGTGGTYGTGGQGYGTGTGTEAFGTGGGARHHGQEQLHKESGGGLGGMLHRSGSGSSSSSEDDGQGGRRKKGITQKIKEKLPGHHDQSSHQAQGMGGMGTGTTTGYDASGYGGEHHEKKGMMDKIKEKLPGGGGR, from the exons atggcgtCTTACCAGAACCGTCCAGGAGGTCAGGCCACTGACGAGTATGGAAACCCGATCCAGCAGTTGGACGAGTATGGAAACCCTATTGGCAGCGGAGCACACGGTGGTCTAGGAGCCACTGGCGGAGGAGGTTACGGAACTGGCACCGGTGGTACCTATGGAACTGGTGGCCAAGGATACGGAACCGGAACCGGGACCGAAGCCTTTGGAACAGGCGGAGGAGCTAGGCACCACGGCCAAGAGCAACTCCACAAGGAAAGTGGTGGTGGCTTGGGAGGAATGCTTCACCGCTCCGGATCTGGATCCAGCTCTAGCTCG gagGATGATGGACAAGGAGGCAGGAGGAAGAAGGGAATAACGCAAAAGATTAAGGAAAAGTTGCCAGGTCATCATGATCAATCTAGTCATCAAGCTCAAGGAATGGGTGGCATGGGAACCGGAACTACCACCGGATACGATGCCAGCGGTTATGGTGGCGAGCACCACGAGAAGAAggggatgatggacaagatcaAGGAGAAACTTCCCGGCGGTGGTGGCCGTTAA
- the LOC104727403 gene encoding peroxidase 72-like, giving the protein MSTKSTLYMKPFASHTITKLQETELIKPNESHQEKINPKNMAKSLNMFIAALSLIALSPLCLCSKAYGTGGYLFPQFYDHSCPKAQEIVQSIVAKAFAQDPRMPASLLRLHFHDCFVKGCDASILLDSSGTIISEKRSNPNRNSARGFELIEEIKQALEQECPETVSCADILALAARDSTVITGGPSWEVPLGRRDARGASLSGSNNDIPAPNNTFQTILTKFKRQGLDLVDLVSLSGSHTIGNSRCTSFRQRLYNQSGNGKPDLTLSQYYATLLRKRCPRSGGDQNLFFLDFVTPFKFDNHYFKNLIMYKGLLSSDEILFTKNRESKELVMLYAENQEAFFEQFAKSMVKMGNISPLTGVKGEIRRICRRVNHAY; this is encoded by the exons ATGTCCACAAAGTCTACTCTATATATGAAACCCTTTGCATCACACACAATCACCAAGTTACAAGAAACCGAGTTGATTAAACCCAACGAGAGTCATCAAGAGAAAATAAATCCCAAAAACATGGCTAAGTCATTAAACATGTTTATCGcagctctctctctcattgCATTATCTCCTCTTTGTTTGTGTTCCAAAGCCTATGGAACTGGCGGCTATCTCTTTCCACAGTTCTACGACCACTCGTGTCCTAAAGCCCAAGAGATTGTTCAGTCCATTGTGGCTAAAGCATTCGCACAGGATCCTCGCATGCCTGCCTCCCTGCTCAGGCTCCATTTCCATGACTGTTTCGTCAAG GGATGCGATGCTTCGATACTATTGGACAGCAGCGGAACCATAATCAGCGAGAAACGATCAAATCCTAACCGCAACTCAGCTCGTGGTTTCGAACTCATCGAGGAAATCAAACAAGCCTTAGAACAAGAGTGTCCTGAAACAGTTTCTTGCGCTGATATCTTGGCTCTAGCCGCTAGAGACTCAACTGTCATC acGGGTGGACCAAGCTGGGAAGTACCTCTAGGAAGAAGAGACGCGAGAGGAGCAAGCTTGAGTGGTTCCAACAATGACATCCCTGCTCCAAACAACACTTTTCAAACCATCCTCACCAAGTTCAAGCGTCAAGGACTCGATCTCGTCGATCTTGTCTCCCTCTCCG GAAGTCACACCATAGGAAACTCGAGGTGCACGAGTTTCCGGCAGAGGTTATACAACCAGTCCGGTAACGGGAAGCCTGATCTGACTCTAAGCCAGTACTATGCAACCCTGTTGCGTAAACGATGTCCGAGATCCGGGGGTGACCagaacctcttcttcctcgACTTCGTGACACCGTTCAAGTTCGACAACCACTACTTCAAGAACCTGATCATGTACAAAGGTCTATTGAGTTCCGATGAGATtctgttcacaaagaacagagaGTCGAAGGAGCTCGTGATGCTATACGCTGAGAATCAAGAGGCCTTCTTCGAGCAGTTTGCTAAATCGATGGTGAAGATGGGAAACATCTCTCCGTTGACTGGCGTGAAGGGAGAGATCCGACGCATCTGCCGGAGGGTTAACCATGCTTATTAA
- the LOC104727404 gene encoding folate transporter 1, chloroplastic isoform X2 produces the protein MSASWQWENATAGAVAGFATVAAVHPLDVVRTRFQVNDGRGSSLPTYKNTAHAVFTIARLEGLRGLYAGFFPAVIGSTVSWGLYFFFYGRAKQRYAKGRDDEKLSPGLHLASAAEAGALVCLCTNPIWLVKTRLQLQTPLHQTQSYSGLLDAVKTIVKEEGPRALYKGVGPGLVLVSHGAIQFTAYEELRKIIVDWKEKRKKSESADSSLNSGDYAALGGSSKVAAVLLTYPFQVIRARLQQRPGTNRIPRYIDSLHVIRETARFEGLRGFYRGLTANLLKNVPASSITFIVYENVLKFLKKPPTTKD, from the exons ATGTCGGCGTCATGGCAGTGGGAAAACGCCACCGCCGGCGCCGTAGCTGGATTCGCCACCGTAGCTGCTGTGCACCCTCTTGATGTCGTTCGTACGAGATTCCAAG TCAACGACGGTAGAGGGTCAAGTCTCCCGACGTACAAGAACACTGCTCACGCTGTATTCACCATTGCCCGTCTCGAG GGTTTGAGAGGACTTTATGCAGGCTTCTTCCCTGCTGTTATCGGTTCTACTGTTTCATGGGGCTTATACTTCTTTTT TTATGGAAGAGCCAAGCAGAGATATGCTAAAGGCAGGGACGATGAGAAACTCAGCCCTGGTCTTCACCTTGCTTCTGCTGCTGAAGCAGGGGCCTTG GTCTGTTTATGCACAAATCCGATTTGGCTTGTCAAAACGAGATTACAGCTTCAGACACCTCTTCATCAAACCCAATCATACTCGGGCCTATTAG ATGCCGTTAAAACCATAGTGAAAGAGGAAGGACCCAGGGCTCTCTACAAGGGTGTTGGCCCTGGTCTGGTACTG GTTTCTCATGGTGCTATTCAGTTCACAGCATATGAGGAACTTCGTAAAATCATTGTGGAttggaaagaaaagagaaaaaagtcgGAATCCGCTGACAGTTCATTG AACTCAGGAGATTATGCTGCACTTGGTGGCTCCTCCAAAGTCGCTGCAGTTCTTCTTACATATCCATTTCAGGTTATTCGAGCACGATTGCAG CAACGACCTGGTACTAACAGAATTCCAAGATATATAGACAGCTTACATGTCATCAGAGAAACCGCGAG ATTCGAAGGTCTCAGAGGTTTCTATAGGGGACTAACTGCTAATCTGTTGAAAAATGTTCCTGCTTCATCCATTACATTCATCGTCTATGAAAACGTTCTGAAATTTCTAAAAAAGCCTCCAACAACAAAAGATTAG
- the LOC104727404 gene encoding folate transporter 1, chloroplastic isoform X1, which translates to MSASWQWENATAGAVAGFATVAAVHPLDVVRTRFQVNDGRGSSLPTYKNTAHAVFTIARLEGLRGLYAGFFPAVIGSTVSWGLYFFFYGRAKQRYAKGRDDEKLSPGLHLASAAEAGALVCLCTNPIWLVKTRLQLQTPLHQTQSYSGLLDAVKTIVKEEGPRALYKGVGPGLVLQVSHGAIQFTAYEELRKIIVDWKEKRKKSESADSSLNSGDYAALGGSSKVAAVLLTYPFQVIRARLQQRPGTNRIPRYIDSLHVIRETARFEGLRGFYRGLTANLLKNVPASSITFIVYENVLKFLKKPPTTKD; encoded by the exons ATGTCGGCGTCATGGCAGTGGGAAAACGCCACCGCCGGCGCCGTAGCTGGATTCGCCACCGTAGCTGCTGTGCACCCTCTTGATGTCGTTCGTACGAGATTCCAAG TCAACGACGGTAGAGGGTCAAGTCTCCCGACGTACAAGAACACTGCTCACGCTGTATTCACCATTGCCCGTCTCGAG GGTTTGAGAGGACTTTATGCAGGCTTCTTCCCTGCTGTTATCGGTTCTACTGTTTCATGGGGCTTATACTTCTTTTT TTATGGAAGAGCCAAGCAGAGATATGCTAAAGGCAGGGACGATGAGAAACTCAGCCCTGGTCTTCACCTTGCTTCTGCTGCTGAAGCAGGGGCCTTG GTCTGTTTATGCACAAATCCGATTTGGCTTGTCAAAACGAGATTACAGCTTCAGACACCTCTTCATCAAACCCAATCATACTCGGGCCTATTAG ATGCCGTTAAAACCATAGTGAAAGAGGAAGGACCCAGGGCTCTCTACAAGGGTGTTGGCCCTGGTCTGGTACTG CAGGTTTCTCATGGTGCTATTCAGTTCACAGCATATGAGGAACTTCGTAAAATCATTGTGGAttggaaagaaaagagaaaaaagtcgGAATCCGCTGACAGTTCATTG AACTCAGGAGATTATGCTGCACTTGGTGGCTCCTCCAAAGTCGCTGCAGTTCTTCTTACATATCCATTTCAGGTTATTCGAGCACGATTGCAG CAACGACCTGGTACTAACAGAATTCCAAGATATATAGACAGCTTACATGTCATCAGAGAAACCGCGAG ATTCGAAGGTCTCAGAGGTTTCTATAGGGGACTAACTGCTAATCTGTTGAAAAATGTTCCTGCTTCATCCATTACATTCATCGTCTATGAAAACGTTCTGAAATTTCTAAAAAAGCCTCCAACAACAAAAGATTAG
- the LOC104727404 gene encoding folate transporter 1, chloroplastic isoform X3 has product MSASWQWENATAGAVAGFATVAAVHPLDVVRTRFQVNDGRGSSLPTYKNTAHAVFTIARLEGLRGLYAGFFPAVIGSTVSWGLYFFFYGRAKQRYAKGRDDEKLSPGLHLASAAEAGALVCLCTNPIWLVKTRLQLQTPLHQTQSYSGLLDAVKTIVKEEGPRALYKGVGPGLVLQVSHGAIQFTAYEELRKIIVDWKEKRKKSESADSSLEIMLHLVAPPKSLQFFLHIHFRLFEHDCSNDLVLTEFQDI; this is encoded by the exons ATGTCGGCGTCATGGCAGTGGGAAAACGCCACCGCCGGCGCCGTAGCTGGATTCGCCACCGTAGCTGCTGTGCACCCTCTTGATGTCGTTCGTACGAGATTCCAAG TCAACGACGGTAGAGGGTCAAGTCTCCCGACGTACAAGAACACTGCTCACGCTGTATTCACCATTGCCCGTCTCGAG GGTTTGAGAGGACTTTATGCAGGCTTCTTCCCTGCTGTTATCGGTTCTACTGTTTCATGGGGCTTATACTTCTTTTT TTATGGAAGAGCCAAGCAGAGATATGCTAAAGGCAGGGACGATGAGAAACTCAGCCCTGGTCTTCACCTTGCTTCTGCTGCTGAAGCAGGGGCCTTG GTCTGTTTATGCACAAATCCGATTTGGCTTGTCAAAACGAGATTACAGCTTCAGACACCTCTTCATCAAACCCAATCATACTCGGGCCTATTAG ATGCCGTTAAAACCATAGTGAAAGAGGAAGGACCCAGGGCTCTCTACAAGGGTGTTGGCCCTGGTCTGGTACTG CAGGTTTCTCATGGTGCTATTCAGTTCACAGCATATGAGGAACTTCGTAAAATCATTGTGGAttggaaagaaaagagaaaaaagtcgGAATCCGCTGACAGTTCATTG GAGATTATGCTGCACTTGGTGGCTCCTCCAAAGTCGCTGCAGTTCTTCTTACATATCCATTTCAGGTTATTCGAGCACGATTGCAG CAACGACCTGGTACTAACAGAATTCCAAGATATATAG
- the LOC104729106 gene encoding uncharacterized protein LOC104729106: protein MFSSNNCSSTPMTCGFKVDTKSPAWHKSMTKILKKVKGGNFSLDADEGMAYVSGRGDPNELLKVVGSIKGKAAEMTFVKSGGYHHYDDDHHQYTNHHQYPNHQYPNLQYSSNFVYGQPITQPYNSFWLSDANCYSQQHRPYYPQSPAMQPHLHQYPYPGYSNHYGYY from the exons ATGTTTTCATCAAATAATTGTTCTTCTACTCCAATG ACTTGTGGGTTTAAGGTGGACACGAAGTCCCCTGCGTGGCACAAGAGCATGACAAAGATTTTAAAGAAGGTCAAAG GAGGGAACTTTTCGTTAGACGCAGACGAAGGCATGGCCTACGTTTCGGGTAGAGGAGATCCAAACGAACTCCTAAAAGTAGTGGGTTCGATAAAAGGCAAAGCTGCTGAAATGACGTTTGTGAAATCCGGTGGATATCATcattatgatgatgatcatcatcagtATACCAATCATCATCAGTATCCCAATCATCAGTATCCCAATCTTCAGTACAGCTCCAACTTCGTGTACGGCCAGCCAATAACACAACCTTACAACAGTTTTTGGCTGAGTGATGCAAATTGTTACTCTCAGCAGCATCGGCCATATTATCCTCAGTCGCCGGCAATGCAACCTCACCTTCATCAATATCCATATCCAGGATATAGTAATCATTACGGTTATTattag